The Beijerinckiaceae bacterium genome has a window encoding:
- a CDS encoding sulfite reductase subunit alpha, with the protein MNAFHRPPAPAPIIPETAPFSPEQRAWLNGFFAGLLAPEPQSGVALPPQDLAVYAALSGPQAVTLDIADDGAPWHDQTLPLGERMKLAEGRPLARRMMAAMAQQDCGQCGYNCEDYATAIATQAEERLNLCVPGAKETARTLKILIEEMGGGASDPDEAKAKAEAAAIGKARDADTRPGRSRNTPAEATFLGRKRLNREGSAKATYHVDFDISEAGLDYEPGDSFGIFPVNDERLVDAVIAAIDAPHDFPIADKTLRQILREDVSLGLAPDVLFELISYITGGTSRAKAKALAKGGDPDGDAATLDVLAALEKFPRLRPDPEAFVEALEPLQPRLYSIASSHRAGKGRVSLTIDHVRYAIGGRERFGVASTFAGTGLQPGDKVKVYIQRAHDFALPADGDTPIIMVGPGTGIAPFRAFLQERMAAKAQGPAWLFFGHQRRETDFFYEEELSGFAAAGTLTKLSLAWSRESERKVYVQDKLREEAAELWSWLSKGAHFYVCGDAKSMAVDVEAALVDVCREHGKMDVAAAKVFLKDLRGQHRYQTDVY; encoded by the coding sequence ATGAACGCTTTTCACCGCCCACCGGCGCCGGCACCGATCATTCCGGAGACCGCGCCCTTCTCCCCCGAGCAGCGTGCATGGCTCAACGGCTTTTTCGCAGGGCTTCTCGCGCCGGAGCCGCAATCCGGCGTCGCCCTCCCCCCGCAGGACCTCGCGGTCTATGCCGCCCTGTCCGGCCCACAAGCCGTTACGCTCGATATCGCAGATGATGGCGCGCCTTGGCATGATCAGACCTTGCCGCTCGGCGAGCGGATGAAGCTCGCCGAAGGCCGTCCGCTCGCCCGCCGCATGATGGCGGCAATGGCCCAACAAGACTGCGGGCAATGCGGCTACAATTGCGAGGACTATGCAACGGCCATCGCGACCCAGGCCGAGGAGCGCTTGAACCTCTGCGTGCCGGGCGCCAAGGAAACCGCGCGCACGCTGAAAATTCTGATCGAGGAAATGGGAGGCGGCGCGAGCGATCCGGACGAAGCCAAGGCCAAAGCCGAAGCCGCCGCGATTGGCAAGGCTAGGGACGCCGACACCCGTCCCGGCCGTTCAAGAAACACGCCCGCCGAAGCGACCTTTCTGGGGCGCAAAAGACTGAATCGCGAGGGCAGCGCAAAGGCGACTTATCATGTCGACTTCGATATTTCGGAAGCCGGCCTCGACTATGAGCCCGGCGACAGCTTTGGCATTTTTCCGGTCAATGACGAGCGGCTGGTCGATGCGGTCATCGCGGCGATCGATGCGCCCCACGATTTCCCGATTGCCGACAAGACCCTGCGTCAGATCCTTCGGGAAGACGTCTCATTGGGATTGGCGCCCGACGTTCTGTTCGAGCTGATTTCTTACATCACGGGCGGCACATCCCGCGCGAAGGCAAAAGCCTTGGCCAAGGGGGGTGACCCCGACGGCGATGCCGCGACACTCGATGTTCTGGCGGCGCTTGAAAAATTCCCCCGGTTGCGGCCCGATCCGGAAGCTTTCGTCGAGGCCCTCGAACCCTTGCAGCCCCGACTCTATTCGATCGCCTCCTCGCACCGCGCAGGCAAAGGACGGGTGTCTCTCACCATCGATCATGTCCGCTATGCAATAGGCGGGCGCGAGCGCTTCGGCGTCGCCTCGACATTCGCAGGCACGGGCTTGCAGCCCGGCGACAAGGTAAAAGTCTATATTCAGCGCGCCCATGACTTCGCGTTGCCGGCCGATGGCGACACGCCGATCATCATGGTCGGCCCCGGAACCGGCATCGCACCCTTCCGGGCGTTTCTGCAGGAACGCATGGCGGCCAAGGCCCAAGGACCGGCCTGGCTCTTTTTCGGCCATCAGCGGCGTGAGACGGATTTTTTCTACGAGGAGGAGCTGTCGGGATTTGCCGCCGCTGGGACGCTCACCAAGCTGTCGCTTGCATGGTCACGCGAAAGCGAACGCAAGGTCTATGTCCAAGACAAATTGCGAGAGGAAGCTGCCGAACTTTGGTCATGGCTTAGCAAGGGCGCCCATTTTTACGTCTGCGGCGATGCCAAAAGCATGGCCGTCGATGTCGAGGCGGCGCTCGTCGATGTCTGCAGGGAGCATGGGAAGATGGACGTCGCCGCCGCGAAGGTGTTCCTGAAAGACCTTCGCGGACAACACCGGTATCAGACGGACGTTTACTGA
- the nirA gene encoding ferredoxin--nitrite reductase (ferredoxin-dependent assimilatory nitrite reductase) yields the protein MSGDFTPEQKRYLEGFVSGIQARGGKGLLPPASPAPTALEPKPSGPDAPHLLAQDEFIRGGKKLADQEKWKREEHPFDAYHRLRDQADRKEYPKAADNFRWRYYGLFYVAPAQDSYMCRLRIPNGILSHWQFAGVADLAEKFAGGYAHVTTRANLQIREIAAHDSLNVVEGLQDLGLTSRGAGADNIRNVTGDATAGIGVNELIDTRPFARAWHFHILNQRTLSGLPRKFNVAFDGGGSVPTLEDTNDIGFQAVEIAEGAGVDPGVWFKLIVGGITGHRDLARETGAIVRPTEATDVADAIVRVFIAEGDRTNRAKARLKYVLDRYVAEGRGLDGFLAKVEEQLGRKISRVDERHILSRPMQDRQAHIGAHPQKQEGLFYLGVVLPVGKMDCAQMRALAAIARDFGDGDLRLTVWQNLLISGIPEARLADAKAAVETAGLDWRASSIRAGLVACTGSRGCRFSAADTKAHAEQIANWCEPRVNLDQPVNIHLTGCHHSCAQHYIGDIGLIAARVALNAEGDTTDGYHIVAGGGFGPTGAIGREILRDVKAEDAPLRVENLLKAYLAHRAAPSESFQAFTTRHENAALKNFAEGQDG from the coding sequence ATGTCAGGCGATTTTACTCCCGAACAAAAACGCTATCTCGAAGGATTTGTCTCCGGCATCCAGGCGCGCGGGGGCAAAGGTTTATTGCCTCCAGCCAGCCCCGCCCCGACGGCTTTGGAGCCGAAGCCATCGGGTCCCGACGCCCCGCATCTGCTGGCCCAGGACGAGTTCATCAGAGGCGGCAAAAAACTTGCCGACCAGGAGAAATGGAAACGCGAAGAACACCCCTTCGATGCCTATCATCGGCTGCGCGACCAGGCCGACCGCAAGGAATATCCGAAAGCCGCCGATAATTTCCGCTGGCGTTATTATGGTCTCTTTTATGTCGCGCCGGCCCAGGACAGCTATATGTGCCGGCTGCGCATCCCCAACGGCATTCTCTCGCATTGGCAATTTGCCGGCGTCGCCGATCTCGCCGAAAAATTCGCTGGCGGCTATGCCCATGTGACGACCCGCGCCAATCTGCAAATCCGCGAAATCGCCGCGCACGACTCCCTGAATGTCGTGGAAGGGCTGCAGGATTTGGGCCTGACCTCGCGCGGTGCCGGCGCCGATAACATCCGAAACGTAACGGGCGACGCCACCGCCGGGATCGGCGTGAATGAACTTATCGACACGCGGCCGTTTGCCCGCGCGTGGCACTTTCACATTCTCAACCAGCGCACGCTTTCCGGGCTGCCCCGCAAATTCAATGTTGCCTTCGATGGAGGCGGTTCGGTTCCGACGCTTGAGGATACCAATGACATCGGCTTTCAAGCCGTCGAAATCGCTGAAGGTGCGGGCGTTGATCCCGGCGTGTGGTTCAAACTGATCGTCGGCGGCATTACCGGGCATCGGGACCTTGCGCGGGAGACGGGCGCCATTGTCCGGCCCACTGAGGCAACGGACGTCGCGGATGCCATCGTGCGGGTTTTCATTGCCGAAGGCGACCGCACCAACCGGGCGAAGGCACGGCTGAAATATGTGCTCGACCGTTACGTCGCCGAGGGCCGGGGTCTCGACGGTTTTCTTGCCAAGGTCGAAGAGCAGCTCGGGCGAAAAATTTCCCGCGTCGACGAGAGGCATATTCTCTCCCGGCCAATGCAGGATCGCCAAGCGCATATCGGCGCGCATCCGCAAAAGCAGGAAGGTCTCTTCTATCTTGGTGTTGTTCTGCCGGTCGGGAAAATGGATTGTGCGCAAATGCGCGCGCTTGCCGCGATCGCGCGGGACTTCGGCGACGGAGACTTGCGCCTCACGGTCTGGCAGAATCTTTTGATTTCGGGGATCCCCGAAGCCCGTCTCGCAGATGCCAAGGCGGCGGTGGAAACGGCCGGACTCGATTGGCGGGCCTCCTCCATCCGCGCCGGCCTCGTCGCCTGCACGGGCTCGCGCGGGTGCCGGTTTTCCGCCGCCGATACCAAAGCCCACGCCGAGCAGATCGCCAACTGGTGCGAACCGCGCGTCAATCTCGATCAGCCGGTCAACATCCATCTCACCGGCTGTCATCATTCCTGCGCGCAGCATTACATTGGCGACATCGGTCTCATCGCCGCCCGAGTCGCGCTCAATGCCGAGGGCGATACAACCGATGGCTACCACATCGTTGCCGGTGGCGGCTTTGGACCCACAGGCGCGATCGGGCGGGAGATTTTGCGCGATGTGAAAGCCGAGGATGCGCCCTTGCGGGTGGAGAACCTGCTCAAGGCCTATCTCGCACATCGCGCCGCGCCTTCGGAAAGCTTTCAGGCCTTTACGACGCGGCATGAGAATGCCGCGCTTAAGAATTTCGCCGAAGGACAAGACGGATGA